A single genomic interval of Hevea brasiliensis isolate MT/VB/25A 57/8 chromosome 4, ASM3005281v1, whole genome shotgun sequence harbors:
- the LOC110651538 gene encoding ARM REPEAT PROTEIN INTERACTING WITH ABF2 isoform X2 produces the protein MEPERSQDRGLPERKGQKRKLEEEIEEERQEISPAVPFGDARQALLYEVAAQVNILNSTFSWNEADRAAAKRATHVLAEFAKNEELVNVIVEGGAVPALVKHLQAPQSSEADVNPKPFEHEVEKGSAFALGLLAVKPEHQQLIVDAGALSLLVDLLKRHKYGSSSRAVNSVIRRAADAITNLAHENSSIKTRVRMEGGIPPLVELLEFIDTKVQRAAAGALRTLAFKNDDNKKQIVEFNALPTLILMLRSEDVAIHYEAVGVIGNLVHSSPNIKKEVLAAGALQPVIGLLSSCCSESQREAALLIGQFAATDSDCKVHIVQRGAVQPLIEMLQSPDLQLREMSAFALGRLAQDLHNQAGIAHNGGLVPLLKLLDSKNGSLQHNAAFALYGLADNEDNVSDFIRVGGVQKLQDGEFIVQATKDCVSKTLKRLEEKIHGRVLNHLLYLMRVAEKAVQRRVALALAHLCSPDDQRTIFIDNNGLELLLGLLGSANPKQQIDGAVALYKLANKAMTLSPVDAAPPSPTPQVYLGEQYVNNATLSDVTFLVEGRRFYAHRICLLASSDAFRAMFDGGYREKDARDIEIPNIRWEVFELMMRFIYTGSIDISLDIAQDLLRAADQYLLEGLKRLCEYTIAQDISLENVASMYELSEAFHAISLRHTCILFILEQFDKLNAKPRHSHLIQRIIPEIRNYFSKALAKPNPHNLRL, from the exons ATGGAGCCGGAGAGGAGCCAAGATCGGGGTCTCCCCGAGAGGAAGGGACAGAAGCGGAAATTGGAGGAAGAGATTGAAGAGGAGCGGCAAGAGATCTCGCCGGCGGTCCCCTTCGGCGATGCGCGGCAAGCGCTTTTATACGAGGTGGCTGCTCAGGTAAATATCCTTAACTCGACCTTCTCTTGGAACGAGGCCGATCGGGCAGCTGCCAAACGCGCCACTCACGTCCTTGCAGAGTTCGCCAAAAACG AGGAATTAGTGAACGTAATTGTTGAAGGAGGTGCAGTTCCAGCTCTGGTAAAGCATCTTCAAGCGCCGCAGTCAAGTGAAGCTGATGTTAATCCAAAGCCGTTTGAGCACGAGGTGGAGAAGGGGAGTGCTTTCGCGCTAGGACTGCTTGCTGTGAAG CCAGAGCATCAGCAACTCATAGTTGACGCTGGGGCATTGTCACTTCTTGTGGACCTGTTGAAGAGGCACAAGTATGGTTCTAGTTCTCGTGCAGTTAATAGTGTAATTAGAAGGGCGGCCGATGCTATCACCAATTTAGCTCATGAGAACAGTAGCATTAAGACTCGTGTTAG GATGGAAGGTGGAATTCCTCCTCTAGTTGAGTTGCTTGAATTCATCGACACAAAGGTGCAAAGAGCAGCTGCTGGGGCACTACGAACCCTGGCTTTTAAGAATGATGATAATAAAAAGCAG ATTGTTGAATTTAATGCTCTTCCCACCCTCATTCTAATGCTACGATCCGAGGATGTTGCTATACACTATGAAGCA GTTGGTGTAATTGGAAATCTGGTGCATTCATCCCCAAATATAAAGAAAGAAGTCCTTGCTGCTGGTGCTTTGCAACCTGTTATTGGGTTACTTAG TTCCTGCTGCTCTGAGAGCCAAAGAGAGGCTGCTTTGTTAATTGGACAATTTGCTGCAACAGACTCAGATTGCAAG GTTCACATTGTACAAAGGGGTGCAGTTCAACCTTTGATAGAGATGCTTCAGTCTCCTGATCTGCAGCTGAGGGAAATGTCAGCCTTTGCACTGGGGAGGTTGGCACAG GACTTGCACAATCAAGCTGGTATAGCTCATAATGGTGGGTTGGTGCCATTACTGAAGCTTCTGGATTCAAAAAATGGATCTCTTCAACATAATGCTGCCTTTGCTCTTTATGGTCTTGCAGATAATGAG GATAATGTGTCCGATTTTATTAGGGTGGGAGGTGTCCAGAAGCTGCAGGATGGAGAGTTTATTGTTCAA GCAACAAAAGATTGTGTATCCAAGACTTTGAAGCGATTAGAGGAAAAGATTCATGGACGA GTCTTAAACCATTTGTTATATCTAATGCGTGTAGCAGAGAAGGCTGTCCAACGACGCGTTGCTTTAGCTCTTGCACATCTTTGTTCCCCAGACGATCAGAGAACCATATTCATTGATAACAATG GATTGGAGTTACTTCTTGGGCTTCTAGGCTCTGCTAACCCGAAGCAACAAATTGATGGAGCTGTAGCTCTCTACAAGTTAGCAAATAAAGCAATGACTCTCTCTCCTGTGGATGCAGCTCCCCCTTCTCCAACACCACAG GTATATTTAGGGGAGCAGTATGTAAACAATGCTACGTTGTCTGATGTAACCTTTCTGGTTGAAG GTAGACGGTTTTATGCCCATAGAATTTGCCTACTTGCTTCTTCAGATGCATTTCGTGCAATGTTTGATGGAGGTTACCGG GAGAAGGATGCAAGGGACATTGAAATTCCAAACATTAGATGGGAGGTTTTTGAGTTGAtgatgag ATTCATATACACAGGATCAATAGATATTTCATTAGATATTGCACAAGATCTCCTAAGGGCCGCAGATCAATATCTTTTGGAGGGACTTAAGCGACTCTGTGAATATACCATAGCACAG GATATATCACTGGAAAATGTTGCAAGCATGTATGAACTTTCAGAAGCTTTCCATGCTATTTCATTGAGGCAcacatgcattttgtttatcttGGAGCAGTTTGATAAATTGAATGCCAAGCCCAG
- the LOC110651538 gene encoding ARM REPEAT PROTEIN INTERACTING WITH ABF2 isoform X1, whose protein sequence is MEPERSQDRGLPERKGQKRKLEEEIEEERQEISPAVPFGDARQALLYEVAAQVNILNSTFSWNEADRAAAKRATHVLAEFAKNEELVNVIVEGGAVPALVKHLQAPQSSEADVNPKPFEHEVEKGSAFALGLLAVKPEHQQLIVDAGALSLLVDLLKRHKYGSSSRAVNSVIRRAADAITNLAHENSSIKTRVRMEGGIPPLVELLEFIDTKVQRAAAGALRTLAFKNDDNKKQVINMALEVGLYKVGFYIGNDINSLILQIVEFNALPTLILMLRSEDVAIHYEAVGVIGNLVHSSPNIKKEVLAAGALQPVIGLLSSCCSESQREAALLIGQFAATDSDCKVHIVQRGAVQPLIEMLQSPDLQLREMSAFALGRLAQDLHNQAGIAHNGGLVPLLKLLDSKNGSLQHNAAFALYGLADNEDNVSDFIRVGGVQKLQDGEFIVQATKDCVSKTLKRLEEKIHGRVLNHLLYLMRVAEKAVQRRVALALAHLCSPDDQRTIFIDNNGLELLLGLLGSANPKQQIDGAVALYKLANKAMTLSPVDAAPPSPTPQVYLGEQYVNNATLSDVTFLVEGRRFYAHRICLLASSDAFRAMFDGGYREKDARDIEIPNIRWEVFELMMRFIYTGSIDISLDIAQDLLRAADQYLLEGLKRLCEYTIAQDISLENVASMYELSEAFHAISLRHTCILFILEQFDKLNAKPRHSHLIQRIIPEIRNYFSKALAKPNPHNLRL, encoded by the exons ATGGAGCCGGAGAGGAGCCAAGATCGGGGTCTCCCCGAGAGGAAGGGACAGAAGCGGAAATTGGAGGAAGAGATTGAAGAGGAGCGGCAAGAGATCTCGCCGGCGGTCCCCTTCGGCGATGCGCGGCAAGCGCTTTTATACGAGGTGGCTGCTCAGGTAAATATCCTTAACTCGACCTTCTCTTGGAACGAGGCCGATCGGGCAGCTGCCAAACGCGCCACTCACGTCCTTGCAGAGTTCGCCAAAAACG AGGAATTAGTGAACGTAATTGTTGAAGGAGGTGCAGTTCCAGCTCTGGTAAAGCATCTTCAAGCGCCGCAGTCAAGTGAAGCTGATGTTAATCCAAAGCCGTTTGAGCACGAGGTGGAGAAGGGGAGTGCTTTCGCGCTAGGACTGCTTGCTGTGAAG CCAGAGCATCAGCAACTCATAGTTGACGCTGGGGCATTGTCACTTCTTGTGGACCTGTTGAAGAGGCACAAGTATGGTTCTAGTTCTCGTGCAGTTAATAGTGTAATTAGAAGGGCGGCCGATGCTATCACCAATTTAGCTCATGAGAACAGTAGCATTAAGACTCGTGTTAG GATGGAAGGTGGAATTCCTCCTCTAGTTGAGTTGCTTGAATTCATCGACACAAAGGTGCAAAGAGCAGCTGCTGGGGCACTACGAACCCTGGCTTTTAAGAATGATGATAATAAAAAGCAGGTGATAAATATGGCCTTGGAAGTTGGACTTTATAAGGTTGGCTTTTACATTGGTAATGATATAAACTCTTTGATTTTGCAGATTGTTGAATTTAATGCTCTTCCCACCCTCATTCTAATGCTACGATCCGAGGATGTTGCTATACACTATGAAGCA GTTGGTGTAATTGGAAATCTGGTGCATTCATCCCCAAATATAAAGAAAGAAGTCCTTGCTGCTGGTGCTTTGCAACCTGTTATTGGGTTACTTAG TTCCTGCTGCTCTGAGAGCCAAAGAGAGGCTGCTTTGTTAATTGGACAATTTGCTGCAACAGACTCAGATTGCAAG GTTCACATTGTACAAAGGGGTGCAGTTCAACCTTTGATAGAGATGCTTCAGTCTCCTGATCTGCAGCTGAGGGAAATGTCAGCCTTTGCACTGGGGAGGTTGGCACAG GACTTGCACAATCAAGCTGGTATAGCTCATAATGGTGGGTTGGTGCCATTACTGAAGCTTCTGGATTCAAAAAATGGATCTCTTCAACATAATGCTGCCTTTGCTCTTTATGGTCTTGCAGATAATGAG GATAATGTGTCCGATTTTATTAGGGTGGGAGGTGTCCAGAAGCTGCAGGATGGAGAGTTTATTGTTCAA GCAACAAAAGATTGTGTATCCAAGACTTTGAAGCGATTAGAGGAAAAGATTCATGGACGA GTCTTAAACCATTTGTTATATCTAATGCGTGTAGCAGAGAAGGCTGTCCAACGACGCGTTGCTTTAGCTCTTGCACATCTTTGTTCCCCAGACGATCAGAGAACCATATTCATTGATAACAATG GATTGGAGTTACTTCTTGGGCTTCTAGGCTCTGCTAACCCGAAGCAACAAATTGATGGAGCTGTAGCTCTCTACAAGTTAGCAAATAAAGCAATGACTCTCTCTCCTGTGGATGCAGCTCCCCCTTCTCCAACACCACAG GTATATTTAGGGGAGCAGTATGTAAACAATGCTACGTTGTCTGATGTAACCTTTCTGGTTGAAG GTAGACGGTTTTATGCCCATAGAATTTGCCTACTTGCTTCTTCAGATGCATTTCGTGCAATGTTTGATGGAGGTTACCGG GAGAAGGATGCAAGGGACATTGAAATTCCAAACATTAGATGGGAGGTTTTTGAGTTGAtgatgag ATTCATATACACAGGATCAATAGATATTTCATTAGATATTGCACAAGATCTCCTAAGGGCCGCAGATCAATATCTTTTGGAGGGACTTAAGCGACTCTGTGAATATACCATAGCACAG GATATATCACTGGAAAATGTTGCAAGCATGTATGAACTTTCAGAAGCTTTCCATGCTATTTCATTGAGGCAcacatgcattttgtttatcttGGAGCAGTTTGATAAATTGAATGCCAAGCCCAG